In Bradyrhizobium sp. WBOS07, the genomic window CGACATGGACGCGCTGCCCGTCGACGAGCAGACCAACCTGCCTTACGCCTCCAAGATCCCGGGCAAGATGCACGCCTGCGGCCATGACGGTCACACCGCGATGCTGCTCGGAGCAGCCCGCTATCTCGCCGAGACCCGCAACTTCGCCGGCGATGCCGTGGTGATCTTCCAGCCGGCCGAAGAGGGCGGCGCCGGCGGCGCTGCCATGGTCAAGGACGGCCTGATGGAGCGCTTCGGCATCGAGCAGGTCTACGGCATGCACAACGGCCCGGGCATCCCGGTCGGCTCGTTCGCGATCCGGCCTGGCCCGATCATGGCGGCGACCGACGAGGTCGACATCATGATCGAGGGCGTCGGCGGCCACGCCGCGCGTCCGCACAAATGCGTCGATTCCGTGCTGGTTGGTGCCCAGTTGATCACGGCGCTGCAATCGATCGTCGCGCGCAGCGTCGATCCTCTGGAATCGGCCGTGATCTCGATCTGCGAATTCCACGCCGGCAACGCCCGCAACGTCATTCCGCAGACCGCGACTCTGCGGGGCACCATCCGCACCCTCTCGCCCGAGGTGCGCAAGCTGGTCGAGAAGCGCGTGCACGAGGTGGTGGCTGGCGTGGCGCAGATCACCGGCGCCAAGATCGACCTGCATTACAAGCGCAACTACCCGGTCGTGAACAACCACGCCGCCGAGACCGAGGTGGCGCGCCGCATCGCCAAGCAGGTCTCAGGCGATGCCAATGTGCACGAGATGCCGCCGCTGATGGGCGGCGAGGATTTCGCCTACATGCTGGAAGCGCGGCCCGGCGCCTTCATCTTCTGCGGCAACGGCGACAGCGCCGGGCTGCATCATCCCGCCTACAATTTCAACGACGAGGCGATCGTCTACGGCACGTCCTATTGGGTGAAGCTGGTCGAGGAACAGCTGGCGGCGTCGTAGTTCACGCGGCGCGCGCCGCCTTCCGCTGCAGGCTCGCGGCGATTTTCAGGTCTTCGACGAAGCGCCGATATTCCAGCGCCTTGGCTTCCGGATCGGGCAGCCGCAGCAGATAGGACGGATGCACCGTCACCAGCGCTTTTCGTCCCTCGGGAAGCTCGATGAGGCGGCCGCGGGTCTTGCCGATCGGGGTGATCTTGCCGAACACGCTCTGCGCGGCGGTTGCCCCCATCGCCACGATCAGATCGGGCTGGATCGCCGCAACTTCGCGTTCGTACCATTGCCGGCAGGCGCGGATCTCCGGCGTATTCGGCTTCTGGTGCAGGCGAATCTTTCCGCGCGGCACGAATTTGAAGTGCTTGACCGCGTTGGTGACATAGACCTTCTTGCGGTCGACGCCGGCCTCCTCCAGCGCACGGTCCAGCATCTGACCGGCCGGGCCGACGAAGGGATGGCCGGCGAGGTCTTCCTTGTCGCCGGGCTGCTCGCCGACCAGCATGATGTTGGCTGACTTCGGGCCTTCGCCGAACACGGTCTGGGTTGCGTCCTTGTAGAGATGGCAGGCGCGGCAATGCGCGGCTTCCTCGCGGAGCGCTTCGAGATCGTCGGCAGCGGGTTTGCGTTTCATCGGAGCCTCCGGCCGCTTCTGGGGCTTGTGCGGATCGGTTGCGGCATTGGCGATCATAGCACCGGTCATGCGCTCGGCGTCCTCGATCAGGGGCTTAATGATCGAAGCCTCGGGCAGGTTCCTCCAGTATTTCTTCGGCATCTCGGCCTGCATTGCCTTCACCTTGAGCCGGGCCGGATTGAAGATGCTGGCGTAGTAACGCCGCCAGGTTTCCTCGAGCCGGTCCTCGCTTGGTGCCTCGCTCTTGCTGACGCCCGGCGTGAACGAAAGCGAATGGCCATTCCAATGCGCGCAGAGATCGGGGGTCAGGATCGACCAGGGCATGTCGGCAAAGCGTTTTGCGAAGAACGGCGCGGCGAACTCGACGATGTGATGCTCCGGCTCGAACCAGGCGACGTAATGCGCCTCGCGTTCCCTGCCGATCTCGCGGAAGCGCACGAAGGCATGCATCTTGTGCTCGTCGCGATGGACCGCTCTCGCCATGGCGGTGACGTGCGAAACGTCAGGATCGGTCGCGACATCGATGAGATCGTGATTGTCCTTCAGCCGAAACAGCAGCCGATAGAGGATGGCGAAGCGCTGGGGATCGCGGTGCAGGATCGCTGCCTTGGCGAGCTCGATGAATTTGCCTGACACGTTGAAGGTGCCGTCGTTGACCTCGAGGATCGGGGATGGCGAGGGCGGTGCGAACAAGTCCGCTTCGCCGCCTTGCACGGTCCAGGTGACATCGCTGGGCGGCACGTGGTGAAGCACGAGGCTGCGTGCGGCTTTGCGCCAGCCGTCGAGATCGGTTTCGGTGTCGAGGACGATGTATTGCATCAGAAGCCAAACCCCAGTTGCGTTGCCTTCGATTTGAACCGTTCGATCAGCCGCGCATCGTCGAGACGATGTGGCGACGGCCGGTGATCGCTGAGGACGATGAACGGCATCGCCTTGTTGCGGGGCACATGCAGCCGCGCGAGATCGGCGAGGCGAATCGTGGTGGTGCGCCGTGCCGCGATGATGCGTTCGACCGCCTTGGTGCCGAAGCCCGGCACGCGCAGCAGCTCCTCGCGGCTGGCGCGGTTGACGTCGAGCGGAAAGCGGTCGCGGTGACGCAGCGCCCAGGCGAGCTTTGGATCGATCTCGAGCGGCAGCATCGCGCTGTCGTCGACGATCTCGCCGACATCGAAGCCGTAGAACCGCATCAGCCAGTCGGCCTGGTAGAGCCGGTGCTCGCGCAGCAAGGGCGGCTGCACCAGCGGCAAGGCGCGGCTGGCGTCCGGGATCGGGCTGAAGGCGGAATAGTAGACCCGCCTCAACTTGTATGAGCCGTAGAGATTGGAGCTGGTGTGGAGAATGGTGTGGTCGGAGGCGCTGTCGGCGCCGACGATCATCTGGGTGCTCTGGCCGGCCGGCGCGAAGCGTTGCGGCTTAGCCTTCGTTCTCGTTGCGCGGTTCTCCTCGGCCTCGTCAAGCTTCAGCCGCAGCCGGCCCATGGTGCGGCGGATCGCGCGCACGTCTTTCTCGGGCGCGAATTGCTGCAGGCTGGTTTCCTGCGGCATCTCTATGTTGATGGAGAGGCGGTCGGCATATTTGCCGGCTTCCGCGATCAGCGTATCGTCGGCCTCGGGAATGGTCTTCAGATGGATGTAGCCGCGGAAGTGATGCTCCTCGCGCAGCTTTCGCGCGACACTCACCACTTGCTCCATCGTGTAGTCGGGGCTGCGGATGATGCCGGAGGAGAGAAACAGGCCCTCGATGTAGTTGCGCCGGTAGAAGTCGAGCGTCAGTTTGACCACCTCCTCGATGGTGAAGCGGGCGCGCGGCACGTTGGAGGAGGCGCGGTTGACGCAATAGAGACAATCGTAATTGCAGGCGTTGGTCAGCAGCACTTTGAGCAGGGAGATGCAGCGTCCATCCGGCGCATAGGAATGGCAGATGCCCATGCCGGGCGCGGTCGAGCCCATGCCCTTGCCGTCGCTGGAATCCCGCTTCTCGGTGCCGCTGGAGGCGCAGGACGCGTCGTACTTGGCGGCATCGGCCAGGATCTCCAGCTTACGTTGTACGTCCATGTCTAAATCCCGTTGATTCCGCTGATGAATCCGCAAGCGCACCAATTCGATTGACTCTCCGCGCGCCGTTAGCTTTATATTAGAACATATCATGAACAAATGAGCCAGCCGCTGGTTCTTCTTTTGAAGGCCACGGCACAAATTTCTGAAGGAGCGGCGAGCATGAGCGGCGCACGTATGAGCGCGCTTGCGATCTTGCGCGGCCAGATCGAGCGCATCGAGACGGCGGAGATCGTGCATCAGCACGATCGGGTGGCGCTCGGCCACAG contains:
- a CDS encoding M20 aminoacylase family protein, producing the protein MPIVNRVADLQSDIQAWRRDIHQHPELLYDVHRTAAFVADRLREFGCDEVVTGLGQTGVVGVIKGSKPAGEGLKVIGMRADMDALPVDEQTNLPYASKIPGKMHACGHDGHTAMLLGAARYLAETRNFAGDAVVIFQPAEEGGAGGAAMVKDGLMERFGIEQVYGMHNGPGIPVGSFAIRPGPIMAATDEVDIMIEGVGGHAARPHKCVDSVLVGAQLITALQSIVARSVDPLESAVISICEFHAGNARNVIPQTATLRGTIRTLSPEVRKLVEKRVHEVVAGVAQITGAKIDLHYKRNYPVVNNHAAETEVARRIAKQVSGDANVHEMPPLMGGEDFAYMLEARPGAFIFCGNGDSAGLHHPAYNFNDEAIVYGTSYWVKLVEEQLAAS
- a CDS encoding UdgX family uracil-DNA binding protein (This protein belongs to the uracil DNA glycosylase superfamily, members of which act in excision repair of DNA. However, it belongs more specifically to UdgX branch, whose founding member was found to bind uracil in DNA (where it does not belong), without cleaving it, appears to promote DNA repair by a pathway involving RecA, rather than base excision.), whose amino-acid sequence is MQYIVLDTETDLDGWRKAARSLVLHHVPPSDVTWTVQGGEADLFAPPSPSPILEVNDGTFNVSGKFIELAKAAILHRDPQRFAILYRLLFRLKDNHDLIDVATDPDVSHVTAMARAVHRDEHKMHAFVRFREIGREREAHYVAWFEPEHHIVEFAAPFFAKRFADMPWSILTPDLCAHWNGHSLSFTPGVSKSEAPSEDRLEETWRRYYASIFNPARLKVKAMQAEMPKKYWRNLPEASIIKPLIEDAERMTGAMIANAATDPHKPQKRPEAPMKRKPAADDLEALREEAAHCRACHLYKDATQTVFGEGPKSANIMLVGEQPGDKEDLAGHPFVGPAGQMLDRALEEAGVDRKKVYVTNAVKHFKFVPRGKIRLHQKPNTPEIRACRQWYEREVAAIQPDLIVAMGATAAQSVFGKITPIGKTRGRLIELPEGRKALVTVHPSYLLRLPDPEAKALEYRRFVEDLKIAASLQRKAARAA
- a CDS encoding putative DNA modification/repair radical SAM protein; translation: MDVQRKLEILADAAKYDASCASSGTEKRDSSDGKGMGSTAPGMGICHSYAPDGRCISLLKVLLTNACNYDCLYCVNRASSNVPRARFTIEEVVKLTLDFYRRNYIEGLFLSSGIIRSPDYTMEQVVSVARKLREEHHFRGYIHLKTIPEADDTLIAEAGKYADRLSINIEMPQETSLQQFAPEKDVRAIRRTMGRLRLKLDEAEENRATRTKAKPQRFAPAGQSTQMIVGADSASDHTILHTSSNLYGSYKLRRVYYSAFSPIPDASRALPLVQPPLLREHRLYQADWLMRFYGFDVGEIVDDSAMLPLEIDPKLAWALRHRDRFPLDVNRASREELLRVPGFGTKAVERIIAARRTTTIRLADLARLHVPRNKAMPFIVLSDHRPSPHRLDDARLIERFKSKATQLGFGF